The following coding sequences are from one Triticum aestivum cultivar Chinese Spring chromosome 5A, IWGSC CS RefSeq v2.1, whole genome shotgun sequence window:
- the LOC123107195 gene encoding uncharacterized protein — translation MAPPPPPPIDAPLRLPPLPADTILEILSRVGDATAVVRCAATCKAWRRLILEPSFLSRRRAGRSDPSPLLGFFFLDTSQKLPRRRLYLRRPTRFLPLGPSQSQATALPLSHFLPKPDAAGLSGFAPVASGAGGLLALRRSPASSCDPVRICVCDPVAGTSTFLPPLPPTTSPENIVFLDADGSSFRLLAVMNRPMGIRLRVFSSQTGQWGTAVTAPLPDNMVIHLCSPAVVHRGAVHWICGTRALPNAVHALAVRPGQADVSVCRFDLPLRAGIHRLNHAAEAVRLFSSAQGCLSLVLLDEPVISVWNFKDNGADGRPWELHKTVHLPSVLPSTISDPSAGWRLSVVASCDQSGSLFLRAVGEGGLFVLNLETEVMSRVRNDHCAKFLCPYVANLSSCLGAMKNF, via the coding sequence atggcgccgccgccgccgccgccgatagaCGCGCCTCTGCGGCTGCCGCCTCTCCCGGCGGACACCATCTTGGAGATCTTGTCCCGCGTGGGCGACGCTACCGCCGTCGTCCGCTGCGCAGCCACCTGCAAAGCATGGCGCCGCCTCATCCTGGAACCGTCCTTCCTCTCCCGCCGTCGCGCCGGGCGCTCCGACCCCTCCCCTCTCCTCGGCTTCTTCTTCCTGGACACATCCCAGAAGCTGCCCCGTCGCCGCCTCTACCTCCGCCGCCCCACGCGCTTCCTCCCCCTCGGCCCCTCTCAGTCGCAGGCAACCGCCCTCCCCCTGTCCCACTTCTTGCCGAAGCCGGACGCGGCCGGCCTCAGCGGGTTCGCCCCCGTCGCGTCAGGCGCCGGCGGGCTCCTTGCCCTCCGCCGTTCCCCGGCCAGCTCGTGCGACCCCGTCAGGATCTGCGTCTGCGACCCCGTGGCAGGGACCTCcaccttcctcccccctctcccgCCCACAACATCCCCCGAGAACATCGTCTTTCTCGACGCCGACGGCTCCTCGTTCCGCCTGCTTGCGGTGATGAACCGACCAATGGGGATCCGCCTGCGCGTCTTCTCCTCCCAGACCGGGCAGTGGGGCACGGCTGTGACGGCCCCACTTCCTGATAACATGGTGATCCACCTCTGCTCCCCTGCCGTCGTCCACCGTGGTGCCGTCCACTGGATATGCGGCACCCGTGCCCTCCCGAATGCGGTGCACGCACTGGCCGTTCGCCCCGGCCAGGCCGATGTCTCGGTGTGCCGATTCGACCTTCCGCTGCGCGCAGGCATTCACCGCCTGAACCACGCCGCAGAAGCCGTTCGCCTGTTCAGTTCAGCTCAGGGGTGTCTCTCCTTGGTTCTTCTGGATGAACCTGTGATCTCCGTCTGGAACTTCAAAGACAATGGCGCTGATGGCAGGCCCTGGGAGCTTCACAAGACGGTACATCTGCCGTCGGTGTTGCCGTCGACAATCTCTGATCCTTCTGCAGGGTGGAGGCTCTCTGTCGTAGCATCGTGCGATCAGAGTGGCTCCTTGTTCTTGCGTGCTGTGGGCGAGGGCGGCCTTTTTGTGCTCAACCTGGAGACGGAGGTGATGTCGAGGGTACGCAACGACCACTGCGCCAAGTTCCTGTGCCCGTATGTGGCGAATCTAAGTTCTTGCCTGGGAGCCATGAAGAATTTCTGA
- the LOC123101396 gene encoding UDP-glycosyltransferase 85A1-like, translated as MATAATAGAEGRHAVFFPFPAQGHVKAALGLAQLLHRCHGFQVTFVHTAEHNRRRLLRSCGLGALAGVSGFRFAAVPDGLPPFEVDASQDMGALLSTTEALVPHLRSLVAGLLPPVSCVISDVEHVLYGSREMGTPCVTFFTTSAFAFMASQQLQRLVDIGIVLNATACHRTTPSAIIFHTFDDIDREAMAAMSTILPPTYAVGPLPLLLGHVSSGVADTLESNLSKENNAVLRHEAMGAFLTHCGWNSVLESLSAGVPMLCWPFGADQYTNARYVCSEWRAGMEIGGDVERDEVEAAVREVMGGGGKGEEMKRMAMEWKEKAAMAALPGGPSWVNLKKVVNEVLSVAPARNMDVEL; from the exons ATGGCGACCGCGGCAACTGCCGGCGCGGAGGGGCGTCACGCCGTGTTCTTCCCTTTCCCGGCGCAGGGCCATGTGAAGGCGGCGCTcggcctggcccagctcctccaccGTTGCCATGGCTTCCAGGTCACCTTCGTCCACACCGCCGAGCacaaccgccgccgcctcctccgctcgTGCGGCCTCGGCGCGCTCGCGGGGGTCTCCGGGTTCCGCTTCGCCGCCGTCCCGGACGGCCTGCCCCCGTTCGAGGTGGACGCGTCGCAGGACATGGGCGCCCTGCTGTCCACCACGGAGgc ccTGGTCCCACACTTGAGGAGCCTCGTTGCCGGCCTGCTCCCGCCCGTGTCCTGCGTCATCTCCGACGTCGAGCACGTCCTGTATGGGTCGAGGGAGATGGGTACCCCCTGCGTCACCTTCTTCACGACCAGCGCGTTCGCCTTCATGGCGTCCCAGCAGTTGCAGCGGCTCGTGGATATAGGCATTGTCCTAAACGCAACGGCGTGCCACAGGACCACTCCGTCCGCCATCATCTTCCACACCTTCGACGACATCGACCGCGAGGCCATGGCGGCCATGTCCACCATCCTGCCACCCACCTACGCCGTCGGGCCGTTGCCGCTCCTCCTCGGCCATGTCTCTAGCGGCGTGGCTGACACGCTGGAATCCAACTTGTCCAAGGAGAACAAC GCGGTGCTCCGGCACGAGGCGATGGGCGCGTTCCTGacgcactgcgggtggaactcgGTCCTGGAGAGCCTCAGCGCCGGGGTGCCGATGCTGTGCTGGCCCTTCGGCGCCGATCAGTACACGAATGCAAGGTACGTCTGCTCCGAGTGGCGCGCCGGCATGGAGATCGGCGGcgatgtcgaaagggatgaggtGGAGGCGGCCGTCCGGGAGGTGATGGGAGGAGGGGGCAAGGGAGAAGAGATGAAGAGAATGGCCATGGAatggaaggagaaggctgccatgGCTGCACTGCCAGGTGGGCCATCTTGGGTAAATCTGAAGAAGGTGGTCAATGAGGTGCTTAGTGTGGCTCCTGCGAGGAATATGGATGTGGAATTATGA